In Phragmites australis chromosome 16, lpPhrAust1.1, whole genome shotgun sequence, one DNA window encodes the following:
- the LOC133896345 gene encoding transcription factor AIG1-like, with translation MVVTDGKCSAPASRKGPVRSHSEAERKRRQRINAHLATLRTLVPSASRMDKAALLGEVVRHVRELRGKASDAMQGVGLGVFPGEVDEVGVVEEDDCWPPDHFYCAEPGADNERRRPRRVRAWVCCADRPGLMSDLGRAVRSVSARPVRAEIATVGGRTRSVLELDVSDDATAAAAGNARAVALSTLRAALRTVLLNREEHLEAAEGYNRPRFSTQIAKVQLTS, from the exons ATGGTGGTGACGGACGGGAAGTGCTCGGCGCCGGCGTCGCGGAAGGGGCCGGTCCGGAGCCACAGCGAGGCCGAGCGCAAGCGGCGGCAGCGCATCAACGCCCACCTCGCCACGCTCCGCACCCTCGTCCCCTCCGCATCCCGG ATGGACAAGGCGGCGTTGCTGGGCGAGGTGGTGCGGCACGTGCGTGAGCTGCGGGGGAAGGCGAGCGACGCGATGCAGGGCGTCGGCCTCGGCGTCTTCCCAGGGGAGGTCGACGAGGTGGGCGTCGTCGAGGAGGACGACTGCTGGCCACCCGACCACTTCTACTgcgccgagcccggggcggacaACGAGCGTCGACGTCCGCGGCGCGTCAGGGCGTGGGTGTGCTGCGCCGACCGCCCGGGGCTCATGTCCGACCTGGGCCGCGCCGTGCGATCTGTCAGCGCGCGCCCCGTCCGCGCCGAGATCGCCACCGTCGGCGGGAGGACCCGCAGCGTCCTGGAGCTGGACGTCAGCGACGAcgcgaccgccgccgccgcgggcaaTGCCAGGGCGGTGGCGCTGTCCACGCTGCGCGCGGCGCTGCGCACCGTGCTGCTCAACCGGGAGGAGCACCTCGAGGCCGCGGAGGGGTACAATCGGCCGCGCTTCTCGACGCAGATCGCCAAGGTGCAGTTAACGTCCTAG